The nucleotide window ATGCCAAGGTTAGATCACATTGTTGGAGCTTGAAAGTTGTGTCACTTGTGCGACTAAGGTTATTCTACGAGAAGTAAAGGGTGATATAGCAGAGAAGGGAAGAGCAGCTATATATCTAGCATACCAAAACAACTAAATACAGTTGACTTGGGATCTAACAAATCTTTCAATAATTATGCAAAACCATTAATATGTTCAACATGAAGCTCAAACTTAACAGCCTTTGCGTTGACAAGGTAAAATAAACATGAATTAAATCAAGTGTCCTTTCTTGTTTACGCATTGATGTTAAATGTTCCGTGTTTTCCATCAAACTAACCCAATAATAAACTGAAACCAATTCAAAACAAgagaaaattcaaacaaaacaaaagtacTTAAAAATTTCCCAATGTACTAACAGAATTCAAATAGAAAGATATAGATTATAATACATAGTTATAGCATCTCAACAGATTCTATAGTAATCTAAACTCGTAAGCCGAAGGAATCAATCTATGGTCATCAGACAAACTCACAATTCTATACAAACATTATCAACAAATCTGAAACTTTTACCTCGAACTTCAACCTAGAGATTTAAGTTCGGCAAGCCTCCTAGAAAGATCATCCTCATTACCCTTCTCCGTCACCTTTGGAGCAGCAATCGCATGTGCCGCAGCTTGAGGCAAACTCACAGAAACTTCCAAACCATAATCATCCGCAACCTGCTGCATCAAGCTATTAACCTCCGTTTCCGGAGTTGAAAGCGAAGTACTTCCAGCCATTGAATTCTCTACAAATTCAGCTTGCAcctccatattcacaaattgctTCTCAAATTGATCCATAGTTTCCGACATCTTCTGCAAATTACTAGAATTCAAAGATGATTCAATTGATTTTACAATCGACCCCATGGATTTTCCAATTGTTTGCATCTTCGCTTGAGTATCTAGTCGAGAAACAACCGCATCGAGACGAGAAGCGAGACGAAGGTAATTCATTTGTTCAGTACGCTTACGAATTGCATTTTCAGCGTAAGTTCGAGATCCATCTACGTTTCCTTTCTCGATTGCTTTCTTGATTTTGAGTTTTTCCGATTTCTCGTCTTTCTCGCACTTTCGAGCTTGCCGTTGGAGTGATTT belongs to Amaranthus tricolor cultivar Red isolate AtriRed21 chromosome 17, ASM2621246v1, whole genome shotgun sequence and includes:
- the LOC130804353 gene encoding ESCRT-related protein CHMP1-like, producing MGNTEKLMNQIIELKLTSKSLQRQARKCEKDEKSEKLKIKKAIEKGNVDGSRTYAENAIRKRTEQMNYLRLASRLDAVVSRLDTQAKMQTIGKSMGSIVKSIESSLNSSNLQKMSETMDQFEKQFVNMEVQAEFVENSMAGSTSLSTPETEVNSLMQQVADDYGLEVSVSLPQAAAHAIAAPKVTEKGNEDDLSRRLAELKSLG